A single region of the Triticum dicoccoides isolate Atlit2015 ecotype Zavitan chromosome 2B, WEW_v2.0, whole genome shotgun sequence genome encodes:
- the LOC119367426 gene encoding hydroquinone glucosyltransferase-like — MESLSSVGSVAAAPPAERLAERPHVVLLASPGAGHLIPLGELARRLVELHGFAATVVTFTNFSAPELLACLPASVATAALPAVQIDDLPATARNGGVLVELSRRSLPNIRALVRSISNSSTAPLAALVPDFFCSSALPIAVELGVPGYLFVPSSLAYVAFTRHIVELNQGAAPGEYRDLVVPLELPGGVSLCGADLPDPEHQLYPQLVEWGRSYCLADGVLVNTFYEMEPATVEAFKQLAVPEQGSCAFFFPPVFPVGPFVRQTDRHEPTAGALSPCLEWLDRQPAGSVVYVAFGSGGALSVEQTAELAAGLEASGQRFLWVVRMPSTDVGRCGAGGDDPLAWLPEGFLARTSGRGLAVAAWAPQVRVLAHPATAAFVSHCGWNSTLESVGCGVPMLAWPLYAEQRMNAVLLEEKLGMALRVPPAREDGRCLVTRHEIAKAVKELVEGGQKVRRRVEDLQKAAARAWLPEGPSRRALEQVAVKWKAALGTAK; from the coding sequence ATGGAGTCGTTGAGCAGCGTGGGCTCCGTGGCCGCAGCGCCACCTGCAGAGCGGCTGGCGGAGCGCCCGCACGTCGTACTTCTGGCTAGCCCCGGCGCCGGCCACCTCATCCCCCTGGGCGAGCTGGCGCGGCGGCTCGTCGAGCTCCATGGCTTCGCGGCCACGGTTGTCACGTTCACCAACTTCTCCGCCCCAGAACTACTTGCTTGCCTCCCCGCCTCCGTCGCCACCGCCGCGCTCCCCGCCGTTCAGATCGACGACCTCCCCGCCACCGCCCGCAACGGCGGCGTGCTCGTGGAGCTCAGCCGCCGCTCCCTCCCCAATATCCGCGCCCTCGTCCGCTCCATCAGCAACTCCAGTACAGCCCCGCTCGCCGCGCTGGTGCCGGACTTCTTCTGCTCCAGTGCGCTGCCCATCGCCGTCGAGCTCGGCGTCCCGGGATACCTCTTCGTCCCTAGCAGCCTGGCCTATGTCGCCTTCACACGCCACATCGTTGAGCTCAACCAAGGCGCCGCTCCCGGCGAATACCGCGATCTTGTGGTGCCTCTCGAGCTTCCCGGCGGCGTCTCGCTATGCGGCGCGGACCTCCCGGACCCGGAGCACCAGCTTTACCCGCAACTTGTCGAGTGGGGCCGGAGCTACTGCCTCGCCGATGGCGTGCTGGTGAACACGTTCTACGAGATGGAACCTGCTACCGTGGAAGCGTTCAAGCAGCTGGCGGTGCCGGAACAAGGTTCATGCGCGTTCTTCTTCCCGCCGGTGTTCCCCGTGGGGCCATTCGTCAGGCAGACAGACCGCCACGAACCCACCGCCGGTGCGTTGTCGCCGTGCTTGGAGTGGCTTGATCGTCAGCCGGCCGGTTCTGTGGTGTACGTCGCCTTCGGGAGCGGCGGAGCACTTTCTGTGGAGCAGACGGCCGAGCTCGCGGCTGGTCTCGAGGCGAGCGGCCAAAGGTTTCTTTGGGTCGTGCGGATGCCAAGCACCGACGTCGGCCGTTGCGGTGCCGGCGGCGACGATCCGTTGGCGTGGCTCCCCGAGGGCTTCTTGGCGAGGACAAGTGGGAGGGGCCTAGCCGTGGCGGCGTGGGCGCCTCAGGTGCGCGTGCTGGCTCACCCTGCGACGGCCGCCTTCGTGTCGCACTGCGGGTGGAACTCGACGCTGGAGAGCGTGGGCTGCGGCGTGCCCATGCTCGCGTGGCCGCTGTACGCGGAGCAGAGGATGAACGCCGTTCTCCTGGAAGAGAAGCTCGGGATGGCGCTGCGGGTGCCGCCAGCACGAGAGGACGGCCGATGCTTGGTGACGCGCCACGAGATCGCCAAAGCTGTGAAGGAGCTCGTGGAGGGCGGTCAGAAGGTGCGCCGCCGGGTCGAGGACCTGCAGAAAGCGGCAGCACGTGCGTGGTTGCCGGAGGGGCCGTCGCGCCGGGCGCTCGAGCAGGTCGCCGTAAAGTGGAAGGCGGCGCTCGGCACCGCGAAGTAA